CGTGAGACGTCGGGGCAGGGCAGCGCGCGAGGCCCGCGGCCCCAGCACCGCGGCCCCCACGGGCTGCGCGAGCAGGTTGCGAGCCACGGCGTTCACCTCGTCGAGGGTCACCGCGTCGATGTGGGCCAGCGTGTCGTCCAGACTGCGATGTTCGCCGTAGTTGATCTCGCTACGGCCGATCCGGTGCATCCGCGAGGCGGAATCCTCGAGGCCCAGAACCAGTCCCCCGCGCAGGGACCCCTTGGCGATGCGGCACTCCTGTTCGGTGATGCCGTCGGTGGCCACCTGCCCCAGCACGTCGGTGGCCACCGTGACCACCTCGTCGAAACGCTCCGGCAGGCAACCGGCGTAGACCGACAGCGCGCCGGTGTCGGCGAACGTGTCCACCATCGAGTACACCGAGTAGGCCAGCCCGCGGGACTCCCGAATCTGTTGGAACAACCGGGAACTCAAGCCGCCGCCCAACGCATTGTTCAGCACGGCCAAGGCCCACCGGTGCCGCCAGTTGCGGCCCGGGGCGCGCACGCCCAGCATCAGGTGGGTCTGTTCGGCGTCCCGGCTGACCAGCTGCAGGGTGGGGGTTCCGGGCACCCGGCCGGTGCCGGCGCGCGGCGCGGCCGCGGTGCGGCCCTCGACGATCCGCCGGGCGAAATGCTCGCGCACCAGGGCGACCACCTCGTCGTGATCGACGTTGCCGGCCACCGCGACGACCATCCGTTCCGGGGTGTAGCGGCGCAGATGGAAGGAGTGCAGCTGGGTGCGCGTCATCGCCGAGATCGACTCGATGCTGCCGATCACCGGCCGCCCCACCGGGTGCGTGCCGAACATCGCCGACATGAACACGTCGGCCAGGGTGTCCTCGGGATCGTCGTCGCGCATCGCGATCTCCTCGAGCACGACATCGCGCTCGAGTTCGACGTCCTCGGCGGCACACCGGCCGTTGAGCACGACATCGGCGACCAGATCGACGGCCAACGCCAGGTCGGTGTCGAGCACGTGGGCGTAGTAGCAGGTGTGCTCTTTGGCCGTGAAGGCGTTCAGTTCCCCGCCGACGGCGTCCACCGCCTGGGCGATGTCGACGGCACTGCGGGTCGGTGTCGACTTGAACAGCAGGTGTTCGAGGAAATGCGCGGCGCCGGCCACGGTGCGGCCCTCGTCGCGGGAGCCGATGCCGAC
This DNA window, taken from Mycolicibacterium sp. MU0050, encodes the following:
- a CDS encoding pitrilysin family protein codes for the protein MLRPPTPRADGAAHDHTAVRRTTLPGGLRVVTEFVPSVRSASVGVWVGIGSRDEGRTVAGAAHFLEHLLFKSTPTRSAVDIAQAVDAVGGELNAFTAKEHTCYYAHVLDTDLALAVDLVADVVLNGRCAAEDVELERDVVLEEIAMRDDDPEDTLADVFMSAMFGTHPVGRPVIGSIESISAMTRTQLHSFHLRRYTPERMVVAVAGNVDHDEVVALVREHFARRIVEGRTAAAPRAGTGRVPGTPTLQLVSRDAEQTHLMLGVRAPGRNWRHRWALAVLNNALGGGLSSRLFQQIRESRGLAYSVYSMVDTFADTGALSVYAGCLPERFDEVVTVATDVLGQVATDGITEQECRIAKGSLRGGLVLGLEDSASRMHRIGRSEINYGEHRSLDDTLAHIDAVTLDEVNAVARNLLAQPVGAAVLGPRASRAALPRRLTAIAG